A part of Rhinatrema bivittatum chromosome 16, aRhiBiv1.1, whole genome shotgun sequence genomic DNA contains:
- the UFSP1 gene encoding inactive Ufm1-specific protease 1, producing MDSCPNTEQEMAREELQLGKKRGQDRSSKATMELQKNVHEGLPPPTASATRVAILRGDYLYYHYGCDGVDDRGWGCGYRTLQTLCSWLAEWEGRSRAVPGLREIQEWLVEMEDKPLGFVGSRGWIGCVEAALCVERYCGTPCRIMHARPGEGLEVVLKALERHFQGGGGPVMMGGDTDNVSKGILGLCVGPLGQYLLVLDPHAYGLCTDRDMVQREGWVQWRNLNSFEPSSFYNFCLPQVQRERLM from the exons ATGGATTCCTGTCCTAACACGGAGCAGGAAATGGCCAGAGAAGAGCTGCAGCTAGGGAAAAAGAG GGGACAAGATCGGTCGTCCAAAGCCACAATGGAGCTGCAGAAGAATGTGCACGAGGGCCTGCCTCCCCCCACCGCCTCTGCAACCCGCGTGGCCATTCTGCGTGGAGACTACCTTTACTACCACTATGGCTGCGATGGAGTGGATGACCGGGGCTGGGGCTGTGGCTATCGGACACTGCAGACGCTGTGCTCCTGGCTGGCCGAGTGGGAGGGCAGGTCGCGGGCTGTGCCCGGCCTGCGTGAGATCCAGGAGTGGCTGGTGGAGATGGAGGACAAGCCCCTGGGTTTCGTTGGCTCTCGGGGCTGGATTGGCTGCGTGGAAGCTGCCCTCTGTGTGGAGCGGTACTGCGGCACCCCCTGCAGGATAATGCATGCCCGGCCGGGGGAGGGACTCGAGGTGGTGCTGAAGGCCCTTGAGCGTCACTTCCAGGGCGGTGGTGGCCCTGTCATGATGGGCGGGGACACGGACAATGTCTCCAAGGGCATCCTGGGCCTGTGTGTGGGCCCGCTGGGGCAGTACCTACTGGTGCTGGACCCACACGCCTATGGGCTGTGTACAGATAGGGACATGGTGCAGAGGGAGGGGTGGGTGCAGTGGAGAAACTTAAACTCCTTTGAGCCTAGTTCCTTTTATAATTTCTGTCTGCCCCAGGTACAAAGAGAGAGGCTAATGTAG